From the Cohaesibacter sp. ES.047 genome, the window AGTATCTTTTGCCAAGCTCAGTCACCATCGGCTTAGGCTTTCTAGCTGGGGCAACGGTAGGAGCTGTGTTGACATTTCGAACAAAGTTTTCGCAAATGAAGCTATCTGGTTTGGGACTTGATCTTCAATTTAAACTGGAAGCTGTTGCCAAGGATGCTGCGCAGGCCAAGGCTTTGGCTCAGCTCTTGGCAGAGATTGCTATCGATATCGGAAATAGGTCGCGCGGCGTGCTTGGTGGCGGTTCGCTCTCTCAGAATGACCGGGTCAGAAAAATGTTGGCTGAGCGTCTCAAAGAACTCGGCTTTGACAAAAAAGAGGCATCTGATTTTGCCAAATTTGATGATCCAAATATCGCTGGCAGGATCATCCAGTCGATGGTTTTGAAGGCTGTCGAAAAAACTGAGAGGCTCGAAAAAGAACAATTTAATCAACTGGTGTTGCATTTGCTTGGCAAGGATGCCCCGCGCGAGCCTGACGCAATTGCAGAAGCACTTGGACCAGACTTGTTGAAAGATACAACGGTCAAAGCTGCTGTTGACTTTTATCGGCAGTGGCATGCCGATGAGGCAAAGCTCTACTTTGTTGTCAATAACCTTGGCCGTTTTCATGAGGCTGAGAAGACCGAGTAAACGCCGGATAGTCAATCCCACAATCAAAACCGAACCACCCGCCACGGCTGCCGTGAGCGGGATTTTTAATGATGGTCGCTCTCGCGCATTGCGGTGCAATGAGCTGACGCTGGCTATCGATTTCGGCGCATTCGCGCCTTGTCTTTTATGAGGTAACCCAATGGGAAAACCAACTGTAGGCGCGACGGCCATTTATGACACCAGCCAGACGGTTCAGATCGTCAAAGATATGGACATGTCCATTCCGGGTGTTCTGGGCACTTCGCCAAACAAGGCGAGCGGTGTTGAATATAACCGCTGTTACACCGTCTCCACTGCTGACCGCGATTTGCTTGAGAGGTTTGGTGAGGGTGATGTCCTTGATCAAATCCAAAGCATCGCTGCCGGTCTGACCGAGGATGTTTCTGCCACCAATGTGACGGTTGTCATTGCGCCGGAAAGTGAAAACGCCGACGAGGCGACAAAGCATGCCGAGACCATTGCCAATCTGGCGGGGTCATCAGCTGATGGCTCTGGCGCCTACGCCTTCACGATGGCAGCAGCGCACCGCGCCAAGACGGCCCGCATCAAGACCATTGCTGGTCTCTATGATGCGGACGTTACCAATGGGGCCAATCTCATCATCAACAACCTCGACGAGGTCAACGCCTTCGATTTTGGCTTCACCTTTGTCAACGGCACCAACACTGACGAGACGGACGCGCTTGCGGCACGTGCGCTTTATGACATGGTCAACGCTCACATGATCGAGACCCATGTCCTCGACGTGGATAGTTCTGGCAATCCCGTGACGCGCGGCGCGTCCGGCTATATTGCCGGACTCCAGATTGGCGTTGACTTCAAGCATGACGGCGTCCCCAGTCATGTGGCTGGAGGGCGTACCATCAGGTGTTCAGGACCGGCTCGCGAAATCGCCTACAATGATTTCAGCGACGCCTGCGAAGGCCAGCGCCTGCTTGCGCAGGGCCTCGGCATCCTAACGCTTGGCAACGGCCTTGATGACAACGCCACCGGCGATGGCGGCACCATGTATCGCGGTGCGCATTCCATGTCGAATGACAGCCAGCTGAAATTTTACAACAAAGCGCGCATGAAAAGCTATGTGTTGCTGACGTTGGCCCGCTATTACGCTGAGCACAATCTGATCAACAACACCGACTATGCGGTGTTCAAAAACATGATCACCGGTGCCCAGGGTTGGCTGAATGAGCTGGCAGATGAGCGGCATATCTACACCGCTCCGCATATCGATTTCATCCCGAATAGCGGGTCGGTTGATGACTGGCGCGAGGGCGTTCTCAAGCTGTCTGGTGGTGTGGAATTCCGCTCGCCACTGATGCGCACAGATCAGGCCCTCGCGCCGGATATCGCTGGCATCGAAATCGAGATCGCTCAGCTTGAAGCTTTCGCTAAAAACTTGACCGCATAAGGAGCGCCTGATGGCCTACCATGATATCAAGACCTTGCAGGATGTTTCCGCACTTTGCGATTTATTTCCTGATGAGGTCATCCGCCTCGAGATTGCAGAACTTGGCCTGCCTAATCTTGAGGCTGATTTCGAGGATTTCGAAAGCGCCGGCATGTCCGGGCATACGTTGCAAATCGGGACCGGTCGGCTGCAGGCCGTAGAGCCAACGCTCAAGCTGGTCGGCAATCTTGACCAGCTGTATAAGGCATTTCTGACCGCCGCCAACTGGACCATCAATGGGGTGGTGGTCAACGCCAACACCGGTGAAAAAACGGGCTACAAAATGACCTATAAAGGTCAGTTGGCCAAAATCTCGCCAGAGGCGAGGAGCGGCAAAAGCCTGCATCATCACGAATATGCATTCCGGGGTGTCATGTCTTATGCGATCTCATCGAATGGCCAGCAGCTTTACGCCTGGACTGTCAAGGGCGGCATGAAGATCGCAGGTGTTGACGTGGATGCCGAAAATCGGGCAATCCTCGGATAAGGGAACTATTCATGTCAAATGAAATGAAAACAGCAACAACCAAGGATAAGATCCTTGATCTACTGGAGGGCGGTGACGCCTTCCTCTCTCTCCCAGACCTTGAGGCCATCAAGCTGGTGCTCGACAGCAGGATTGACCAGCTCAAGCCGGAGCCAAAGGTTGAGGACTATTGGAAAGAGACCGAGGTGCCAATCGACTTTGAGTGGGTCGTCGACGGCAAGGTCGTTAAATCGGTCAAGCTCAAGACGCCAACTGGTCGCGAAAGCAGCTGGTTTGCCACTCAGCTCATTGTCGATGAAGGTGGCCGGGCTGTTGTTTCTGGTGAAAAGACCCTTATAGATTTGCGTGCGGAATGTGCGGTCAAGATCAGCGGATACTCGCTCGATCAGATCTATGATCTGCAAGGGCCTGATTTCGACCGGGTGTGCGAGGCGGCGTTTAATTTTTTTACAGATCCAGCCGAGCTGATGATCTGGCAGGGCGTGACGACCTGATTGCAACCGTCGCCGGGATCTTCCCGATGATGTTCACCTATGACCAGTATGATGCGTTGACCATGCAAGAGCTTTTTGCGTGGTCACGCCGCGCTGAGAATGCGCTGGAGCTTCGGGCTGTTTTGGCAGGCGCAAAAGGTTAATTGTTCAGACAGACCAGATAGGCCAGACCAAGAGACACGAAAAACCCAACCAATCCACGCAGGGTTGTCAGCAGGCGTTTTGTGTGGTTGTAATTCAGATACCGCAAGCGCTCGAAGGGGAATCGGGTCTGTTATGCACAAAATCGTACTGACACTTTTGTTGGCAATTTGGTCAAACCCATCTTATGCAGGTTGGGAATTTTTGATTGACGAAGATCCTTTTGAGGACACTAAGATCGCGGCCGCAATGGCGGCTTCTGACTTCAATCAATCAGAACTTGTATTCAAGTGTTGGCAAGGGATTCCAAGTGCGACTTTGATGGGCATTTCCATTGCAAATGAACCTGACATCGAGGGCTTGCTAGATACCAAAGGTATTTCTATCGATACAAGGGTGGATAAGGGAAAGGTAAGATCCTTCAAACTATCTGCCCAGTTTTTCAAGGGAAACACGATGCTGTTGACTCTCCGAGCTGGAAGTGACAGCAACCTTTTCTATTTTTTCAAAGATGTAGGGGCGGCAAAAAAGACGATAGCCATACGTTTGCGAGAGCGAATTCACACCTTCCCAGTAGAAGGCAGTACGGTTGCGATCAGGGAAATGATAAACACCTGCGAAATGCCACCTCCACCTCCTGAGAAATAGTCAGGGACTTGACAGCCGCTCAGGGTTGCAACATACTCAAAAATGAGGCGTAGAAACCTTTACAAAGCGGATACCGCACCCGTCAGTCAGCGGTATTTTTGTGCCCATTTTCTGCTTTTGGCAGCTTCTCGTGTGATTCTATGGGCGGGAGGGCGGTGAATAGAATACCCTTCGGGGGAATAAGCCCGCCTGACTTTGTACAGGTTTCTAACCTCCCGCTCACCAGCGGGTCTTAGAATGCGCGCTGGTGAGTGGCGTTGAAACGCTTACAAAGAGGCTTTCGCCATGACCCCGAGACTGGTCGCAGACCCTAAACCTGAAGATATTTTCACATCCATGGAATCGGCATTCGTTGATTTCGAACAGTATCTTGATGTGCTGTTCGATGCCTGTTGCGACATGCCGCCCAATGCGCCCGCCAACAAGGTCGCCACCGCCATGCAAATGGCGATGAATGATCGGTTGCGCCTGGCGCGACAGCAGCTGGATCACTTCAAAACTGAAGGCCGGAGGATGGCGTCATGAACGAGATGACCACATTTGATTTCAACGGAAATGCCTTGCGCACGTTCGAGAAGGATGGTGAGCATTGCTTTGTTGCGAGAGATGTCTGCGATTGTCTGGAAATTCAAGACGCAGAAGTAGCTGTGCGGAAGCTGGATGACGACGAAAGAGGTACGTGTTTAATACGGACTCCTGTTACCAAGAACATGATATACGTAACAGAATCAGGACTTTACACGTTAACACTGCGTAGCCGAAAGGCAGTGACGCCGGGGACGCCACAACACCGTTTTCGCAAATGGGTGACCGGTGAAGTGCTGCCGAGTCTCAGAAAGACCGGGTCTTATGCTCCGGCGCCCGAGCCGGTGATTGCCGTGCCGGTCAATGCGGACAGGGCTTTGCTCAACAATGAGATGAACGCCAGAGCTGCGATGATCCGGGAATGTCGCACAACCTTTGGGCGCGAGGCGGCGATGTCCTTGTGGCCCATGCTCGGCCTGCCGGATGTGGCACGGGACGGGGTGAATGAGCTGGCCGGAACGGCGCGCGATGACGGGGAGGGATGCTTGAAGCATCTCCTCAACCAAAGCGCTGGTGGCGGTATGACGGTCAAACAAGTGCTGTCCAACGCCTTGCATGACCGGACAACGAACGGCGCGCACCGGGTCGGGTGCAAGGTGGATGTTCCGAGGCGGCAGTCTTGCATCGCTATCTCCAACACACACCCCTTTTTGTCGGGTGTGTTTGAGGGAAC encodes:
- a CDS encoding BRO family protein, translating into MTTFDFNGNALRTFEKDGEHCFVARDVCDCLEIQDAEVAVRKLDDDERGTCLIRTPVTKNMIYVTESGLYTLTLRSRKAVTPGTPQHRFRKWVTGEVLPSLRKTGSYAPAPEPVIAVPVNADRALLNNEMNARAAMIRECRTTFGREAAMSLWPMLGLPDVARDGVNELAGTARDDGEGCLKHLLNQSAGGGMTVKQVLSNALHDRTTNGAHRVGCKVDVPRRQSCIAISNTHPFLSGVFEGTQWAGNWRDALLSLDGACRSGNPMKFGKRPSRAVIIPQRHIDW
- a CDS encoding phage major tail tube protein, giving the protein MAYHDIKTLQDVSALCDLFPDEVIRLEIAELGLPNLEADFEDFESAGMSGHTLQIGTGRLQAVEPTLKLVGNLDQLYKAFLTAANWTINGVVVNANTGEKTGYKMTYKGQLAKISPEARSGKSLHHHEYAFRGVMSYAISSNGQQLYAWTVKGGMKIAGVDVDAENRAILG